Within Malus domestica chromosome 04, GDT2T_hap1, the genomic segment CCAATATAAACTCTTTGTTAAAATCAAAATCTATTGCGAcatagtattacggtctagtgttcttcctctttacttgtaagtgagagatcttaggttcgattctcgtcaaaaatgaatttaaaccacattattgctaatctATTATAAGACTAAGCTCATTTCCTCCCATTTAATGTATATAATATTGtcggttaaaaaaaaacatttccaaaTCTATTGGTGTTAATGGACCCTAAAACTTCTTTAATATTAGCTACCTTGTTCAAGACCCAAGGGATGGTGAAAATATGGATCCAGTCAACAGTAAATCCGTGTcatcataatttatttatttatttattaaatgatTTCATCATAATAAGTTAATAACTTTAAACTCTTTTCTTGTAATTTAATAGTCATTATTTATAGGGGAAGAAATCATTTTCATATCTCTTCCACCAAAGCCCATCAATCAATTAATTCAGATCATTGAAATTTATTCTAACAatcaaaattattataacttttaaaagaaTTTTCTGTTTGTagtcattaaattaaatttaaaaaatttaaattaattgattGATAAATTTTGGTATTTATAGAGGCATTGGATATACATGTTGACAAAATGGCGACATCCCCCAAAACTCCAACCTGTCTCTGCCTTCAGAAAGTTGACAGACACTTTTTATGACTGTTTTTAGACTGCAAATACCAAGTACTAACAACgacttaaaacaataaaatattgactatgaaatcaaatattttcctttttctaacATATAGAACAGAAATGAATCGGCAAGGAGAATGAAATTGGATACCTGATCACGTTATTTATAAAACTTATTTAAAATACATGAAACACTTTAAATTTTAcggttttttaattaaaaaggtTTCTGAGATTGACATAGTTTTTCGCTttagtaattaaaaattaaaattgttagAAGTGATCTTTAAGTTTGTCCATTATAAATCATTCggttattttgtgaaaaatgtgTCGAAATATCCTCATTAATTGTCACGTGATAACCctttgtttgatatttttttcaaatcaaCCTCTCCAGTTAATAAGGATTTtgacagattttttttttttgaaataactaaaataatttaaactaACAAACTTATataccacttctatcgattttcattGTCAATGACTAAAGTGAAAATTTATGTAAATCTCTTAAACAATTTTAGCtaaaaatacatattttttaGTCACATTCAATTTTATAACGATTTTATTCTGTGTGCGTTTGTCCTAATCATCCAATCTAACAAAGTCATGCAACGCTAAGGAAGTATTTCTCGGCAAGTTAGCTAAGAAGTATTTGTCACCCCAATGTGCATGCATTTCATCCCAAGGTTATTTCTAGCTCCTCTCTATCTTTTGTACCAACCACCCCTACGAACCAATTTTAATTTCCTCTTTACCTTCAATCCATCAACCTTTTATCATTAACAACTAGTATATGCATacacattttgtgtgtgtgaatatttttatttttatttttaaaatgcgaaggagaaagagagagaacgtgggagTGAGAGCAGGAgagagatttttgtttttgatttttaaatttttaatattagaCATATGATAAAACCAAATGTAAATGAGGcccttaaataaaaaatagtaaaatttgatTTCGCAAAATTATGTTATTACGCGTAATTTTGTTGTTGTGATAGAAGACAAAAAAGAATTTTGTTAATATATAGtttagataataataaaaataataaattgttTATCATTATTGTTTTGACAACATgaataaaaagaagaacaaagaaaaaacaaaaacgccatcatcaatttaaatcaaaatatgATCGAGCTTAGCAATATTTCTGCAACGTAGCAATGAGTCTTCAAAAAATGAAACGCGAAGCGTAAACATTGAGATTTAACTGCTACAAAAAAGATAGATCATATGACTACGAGTAACTTGTAGACTTTTGAGCTACAAGTAACTCAAAGCTTACAGATTTACATTCATGATGCTCTaatacccaaaaacaaaaacaaacccaGAAAACAAAGATTAAACCCCACAAAACAGAACCAGAAACATTTAAATACAAAAAATGTTTGTACTAAAATATTAAGATGAAGACCCGTTTCCAAGTCCCTTATAATCCAACAAGTTTAACGGACATCAtacataataaaaattaaatcagAGATCAGTCATTgacttcaaattttattttatgccTGCCCAAAAATTCCAGTAAATTAAGTCTATTTTTCCttaaaactttaatttttgCTAATCTTCGAACCCAACTTTTTTCCAAATTGCATTTCGCACCCGCCTCAAGTCTCTGCCTTTCAGAGTCCTCCCAATCCCTTCATGGACGGAAAACGAAGCCCCTCTCGTCCTCGCCAAGTACTCATGAGGCGGAACCCTCCCATCTCCGCCGTCGTCCTCCTCATCGTCACCGTAGAATTCTCCACCGCAGTGTTCATCACTGTCCAGCTTCCTCTGTTCTTTGTACCCGTCTTTGAGAATCTTGGACCAGTCCGGAATGTTCACCGGCAGCGACGATGGCATCACCTTGTCGGCGGCACCCTTCTCCGCCATGCTCATGTTCTTCACCATCATCCTCCTCCCCATTTTCTTCGGCTCACTGTGGCTGAGAATTGTGCTCTTCTTGGACTCAGTAACTGTGCTGGATGATGCGTTGCAGATATCCGCCTCGTCGAATTCGAACAGCCCATCTGAGCCAACTGCGCTGTCGTCCATAGACGAGGCTGGAAAAATGGAACTGGGTTTTCCATAAAAGGCCGACTTCCTCGACGCCATTGATGAAGAAGCAAGCTTGGACTTTTTTGTCTTCTAATTTGTTTTGGGTGGTTTATGCAAATTTTATGCCCAAAACGCTGATTGCTCTGCGTTTTATAATGGTGAGAAATGTGGATAAGCGCCCTTTATTTCTCTCTGATGGTACAAAGTTACATTTGTCATGCTACAAGACAAAAATGGTAAGTGATATAATGTGGCCATCCTCATATGTTTAGCATGGGGATGAGATGCCACATCATTTTCATGCTCTAATTGCttctttcttttactttttacttttttaactttttatggtGTAAAATGATTAGTGATGTACACCAAttagtttaatttgttttaatcTTGATTTAACTTCTTAATCATAATAACTTCATGCGTAAGCATATAAGAAAAGGGAAGGCATGCATGTCACGCGTTTCTTGAGACGACCATATTAAAAAAGTACATGGTATGGATAAATAAGCAACATGCGTAACTATTGTCATTCGTTAATTGTATATGTGCATATAGGTTAGATAATCAATTGCGAACGGCAACAACTTTGTGTGAACAATTTTTTTGAGTAGTGGTACACTAAATTTATGAAACATTAATGTGATAAAATGACATGATAAAATCTTAGTTGTAAGATTTAAAGTAGAActtaaaacaattgtaacattAATTGGTATCTTAATATATGAATTTATCCACAATTTAAGATCTATCCACAATTTATGAGTTTGTTTTAGGAGTGCTCATACATTTATTAATTTGCATTTGAATAGATGGTATATTTATTATGGTCTTATCCATAATTTGGAACTTAATAGATGGTATGTTTACCATGGTCTTATCCATAAATTGGAACATAACAAGTGCTTCATGAAAAGAGTGGTGTTAAAAAAGTTATATTTTGTCCTCAACAATGTGGCTACACATCATCACCTGTCACATATTATATTGTAGTAcaagtaacaaaaaaaatatttaagcaTGGACATCCATTAACTGAACAAGAAGGATTTTCAAAATAAAGATCTCTTAAATCTAAAGTAATATTATTGTTTGCTAAATTATCATTCATAAAAATTCTTATACATGTTGAACATGTTGAACTTTGCATTGCAAGGATTTTGAAAGAAACTCTCTCGACAAGCTAAAAAAAGAACTCAAAAAATGATACGGCCATCAATTTGCAGCACCAAATAACCGTGAGAACATAGTTAAATTTCACCGATAACTTATCATCAGTAATCTCTAAGACAATTGTAATCTCCACGCCCTAAATACGAACCTAATCTTTTatctaaaggaaaactaatgaaaatggcttgaaaactttgagttttaatgataaggacaaaataaagggtaaagtgaatagtaccaggattgactttttagtgtaaaaatatggtttttcgttaaagtgaacagtaccgggtgcttttcgttaaagttccctttatctAATCGTAGTTCCTCAATTTTAAAGAT encodes:
- the LOC103407844 gene encoding protein S40-4-like; this translates as MASRKSAFYGKPSSIFPASSMDDSAVGSDGLFEFDEADICNASSSTVTESKKSTILSHSEPKKMGRRMMVKNMSMAEKGAADKVMPSSLPVNIPDWSKILKDGYKEQRKLDSDEHCGGEFYGDDEEDDGGDGRVPPHEYLARTRGASFSVHEGIGRTLKGRDLRRVRNAIWKKVGFED